The sequence below is a genomic window from Rudanella lutea DSM 19387.
CCCACTTTTTATCATTCGGCTCATTCCGTTTCAACCGGGTGAGGGCTTCGTAATACAAACCGGGATTCGCGTAAAGGTCGGTTCGGGCGCTTAGCGTTTGGAATAAGCTGATGGCCCGGTCGTACTGCCCCCGTCGAAGAGCTACCAACCCTAACTGGGTTAAGACCTCGCTCTGGGCGGGCTGCCGCCGAAGAAGATCACTCAGCAGTGTATCGGCCTGGGCCAATTGCCCCCGGTTGACCAGATCGAGTCCCTGTTGCAGGCTGTCGGTTCCTGCACCCATAGTAACGGCACCCGGTCCTGTATGCCGGGCGATGTAGGTATCGGCCAACTCGGTGGAAGATGGGCTTCTCCCCCAAAATACCCAGGCTAAACCCAACAGCAACACCACACTCGCGGCCGCAGCCAGAACGTACGGCCAAACAGACCGGCGGGGAGCCGGTATGGGCCGAGCCAGCCACTCAGCCCGCCGTTTATCGGCGGCTTCGCGTCGGGCTGCGGTTTGGGCCGCCAGATAAAACGCCACCGCATCGGCAACGTCCGGGTCCGTTTGCAGATCACGCTCGAATTGGGCGCGGGCGTCGTCGGAGAGCCGGGCGGCAAAATAATCGTCAATAAGGTTCCAGTCCGTCATACGCACAGGCGACCCGAGGGGTCGGTTAGGTTCGGTAGAGTTCCCGCAGTTTTTCCAGACAACGTAGCCGACTGGTTTTGGCCACGGCCGACGAGTTGTACCCTTGCTGGAGGGCAATGTCTTCATCCGAAAAGCCATCGCCCCACGCCAGCAACATCGACTGGCATTTTTCGCCCAGCAACCGTAGCCGTTGCCGCAATTGGCCGGCATCGTACTGCGCAATCAGTTGCTGCACCACCGAGCGGGATTCGTCGGGGAGTTGCAGCAAAGCACCGTCCAGTTCGATGCCCCCGTGCACACTTTCCCGATTAGTCGTTTTCCGACGAATCTGGTCAACACATTTGTTGGAAAAAAGACTGTAGAGATAGGTCTTGAGCGACGACCGCCCTTCGAACCGGCCCGAAACAACCTGATCAATCAGAGCCAGCAGGGCATCAGCATAGGCCGTAGCGGTTTGCTCTTCGTCGAGCCGGTGTTTGCGCGCGCCTTCGCGGATAAAGTACGCGTATTGGTCGTACAACCTGTTTTCGGCCTGTCGGCGTCGGATACCCCCCGCGCGGAGTTCGTCAATCCATTGGGCATCGGAAGGCACCTGGGCAGAAAACCGCATCGGACAGGAGGAAAGAGACGGATGAGCCGGTAAGTACGGAAAAAGCGACCTCGATGTCAAGCCATTGCCGCGGACAACCGTTGGGAAACCCGGTTTAGCGGACAACTAACCCTACTTCTCGCGAAGGGGCCCGACAAACCGGAGCGTAGTGCCCCGACCCGGCCCTGAATCAATATCGAGCGTACCCGACAACGACTGCGCCCGCTGTTGCATACTACGTACCCCATTGCCGCCCCGCCCCAGCTGCTGGGGCAAAAATCCTTTGCCATTATCCCGGATGAATAGCTCAATCCGGGGTTCGCCCGGTAGCGAGCGGTCGAGCGAGAGCCGAATCTGTACTTCCGTGGCCTCGGCATGACGAATCAGGTTGTGAAGCGCTTCTTTGAACAGCAAAAACAGGTCTCGCCGGTACTCGGCCGGGAGCGGTAGGTCGGTATCCGGCGACGGCAACTGAATATCGAGCGTAATGGCCCGTCCACCCAACAGATTTCGGGCGGTTTCTTCGAGCCGAAACGCCAGATTCTGTAGGGTGTCGTGTATGGAATTGAGGTTCCAGATGATTTCGCGCATGGTAACCACCACCCGCCGGGATGCCTGACTGATGAGCGTGAGCTTGTCCGAAACGGCGGTATCGGTCTCGGGAAGTACGGCCTCCTCCGCAGTCGAGCGGGAAGAACGGATCTCCCCCGTTGACTCATGCCGCAGCTGCCGGGTAGCCGCCATCGCGAGCATACCGATACCGCCCAGGTCAGCCCCGAGTTCATCATGCAGGTCGCGGGCAATGTCGTCGCGGATTTGCTGGAGCTTCTGCTGCTTGCGTTCGTTTTCCTGAAGCTGCTCGATCAGTTGGGCCTGAATCTGCTGCTTTTCGAGTTCGTTCTGATTATTAAGTCGGGCAAGCCCGAGGGTAAAGCACAGCACTTCGAGGACAACCCCAATCTGTATGTAAGTCACCGGAAAGGTAAACGGATTTCCTGCTTGTCGGGTAAAAAGGGCGGGGATAAAGTTGATGCAGAGCGCAAACACACACCCACTGACAAAAAAGAACGAGCCGACAATAAAATAGGAAATAACCGGCTGCCGCAACCGCACAATCCGGGGCACAACCACCAAAGCTACAGCCGCGAGAATGAATCGGTTAACGGTGTAAAGTAGACTCCGCAGGGCATCGGAAACGCCCGCAAGCCAAAGCCCCGTATCGAGCACCGCCCCAACTACCAGGAGTGCGGTCATCAGCCGCATCAGCCGGTAGCTGAACGGATCTTTCTGGGGGATATTGATCAGCAGAATGGCGAAGCGTATATATAGGATAAACGCGACGGATTCCAGCAGGGCTACCACATAGTTGGCACCGGGGGCATAATCAGCCGAGGCATAATCGGAGTCGTCGAGCCGAAACGTAATCACCATGCAGAGAATGTACAGCGCATACTGCCAGTAAATAGCTTTCCGCTGTTGCACGTAGGAGAGTAGCGCATACAGCACCATCATTCCCAACATCCCGTCGAGAAAAACCCGAAGCGTACCATAGGCCGGCATCCCGTTCATGAATAGGTAGTTAGCGGTTTCAATTAGATGTTAGACGCTAGACTTATTTCCATTCTGTAGAGAAGTCTAACATCTAATGTCTAGCGTCTAGTGTCCAATACTCTGTGGTTAGCAGTTGAACTGGGGGACGTTATCCCTTTTTACTCCATAAAGAAAATCGAAAACGTAACTACTATCGACACCATTTATTAAACGTCTTTACGTCTCAGCTTCCAACAACGCATCAATTGCGGCCGTTAGCGTTTTCCAGCGGGTAGCCCAATCGCCCGCAACCCGCACGTACGCGATATTTCGTGTATCCAGAGCGGCTTTGAACCGGTCAAACATCTCCTGCCGCCGGTGCCCCAGATCCCGCAACCCGTCGGCCACCCAGGGCACATCAATATCAAGCAGAAAATACAGGTCGTAGGTGACCCGTTTTTCCAGTTCGGATAAAACGGGCGGAATCTCGTTCAGGTATATCTCGGAATACAGGCCCGTCGTGATAACGTCGGTATCGCAGATGAGCACCTTATTGGCTCGCTCCTGCGCCTGTAGTACAGCCTCGGTTTGGGCGTAGCCAATCCGGACAATATCGTCGAGAGAAAACTGGTTGTCGGTAATCAGGTCGCGGGCTACCTCATGGACAAAAGCCGTTTGGTAATGGTCGGCCAGTTGGCGGCCGGTAGTGGTTTTACCGACGCTTTCGGGACCGTACAAACAAACCCGTTTGGTAAAGTAGGGGCGCACCACGGCCGGAATAAAGTCCCAGTACCGAAACGGGTGTGCCCGAATCTGCGTGGCCGAAACCGGAATCCCCTCCCGACCGGGATCGAACAGGACGCACGGCCGTTGCAGGTGCTCGGACAAGGGGGCGCCGTACGCTTCTGAGCAGAAAAAGGCATCCACAGCCGGAAACCGTTGCCGGATAAACCGCGCCCAGCTTTTAGTAGCTTCGTACAGCGGCAGGGTCGGGTCATGGAAATCGTCATCTACCACCACCACCTCTATTTGCGGGCGGTCGGCAAGCAGGGTACGTAACCAGCGTTCGCGCAGGGTGGGCGGAATCGGATCGTCGGGGGTAATGCTCATGGATACCGTAAGCCGCTCACATTGTTTCAGGGCAAAGTCGATCAGGGCAAGGTGCCCCGTATGCACCGGCATGAACTTACCGAAAACCAAACCGTGGGAAAACATAAGGAAAAGGAGAAGGGAGTAAAGGGAGAAAGGGTTAAAGCACGTGGGCGGCTTTAAGGTCGGCCCGGCTCAGGGTCCGTACCTCGCCCGGCTGCATGCCATCGGCAGTCAGTCCTTCAATAGCCCAGCGTACCAGCCGTAGAGTCGGAAAACCCACAGCGGCTGTCATCCGGCGCACCTGCCGGTTTTTGCCTTCGTGCAGGGTCAGGGCAATCCAGGTGGTTGGAATATTAGCCCGGTACCGGATAGGTGGGTTGCGCGGGGGTAGCCGTTCCTCCGCTCCTTCAATTCGCTCGACCCGGGCGGGCAGGGTATCGTACGGTTTCCCATCAACGCTGATACGCACCCCGGAGGCCAGCCGTGCCAGGGCTTCGTCGGTAATAGCCCCCTCCACCTGCACCCAATACGTCCGCTCGTGCCGAAACCGGGGGTTAAGCAGCCGGTGATTCAGGGCGGTATCGCTCGTCAGCAACAAGAGCCCTTCCGAATCGGCATCGAGCCGCCCGACCGGGTACACATCCCGGGCCAGGGTAACGGGCAAATCGGCCAGCGTGGGTTTGTCGCCTTCTTTCGAAAACTGCGACAGCATCAGGTAGGGCTTGTAAATAAGGTAATACATGCCACAAAAGTAGTTCATTGTGCCCGCTAACCTCAAATCTGGCGAAGCGTTCCGGGGCAGACAGACAAAAAGAGAG
It includes:
- a CDS encoding RNA polymerase sigma factor, whose protein sequence is MRFSAQVPSDAQWIDELRAGGIRRRQAENRLYDQYAYFIREGARKHRLDEEQTATAYADALLALIDQVVSGRFEGRSSLKTYLYSLFSNKCVDQIRRKTTNRESVHGGIELDGALLQLPDESRSVVQQLIAQYDAGQLRQRLRLLGEKCQSMLLAWGDGFSDEDIALQQGYNSSAVAKTSRLRCLEKLRELYRT
- a CDS encoding sensor histidine kinase, with protein sequence MNGMPAYGTLRVFLDGMLGMMVLYALLSYVQQRKAIYWQYALYILCMVITFRLDDSDYASADYAPGANYVVALLESVAFILYIRFAILLINIPQKDPFSYRLMRLMTALLVVGAVLDTGLWLAGVSDALRSLLYTVNRFILAAVALVVVPRIVRLRQPVISYFIVGSFFFVSGCVFALCINFIPALFTRQAGNPFTFPVTYIQIGVVLEVLCFTLGLARLNNQNELEKQQIQAQLIEQLQENERKQQKLQQIRDDIARDLHDELGADLGGIGMLAMAATRQLRHESTGEIRSSRSTAEEAVLPETDTAVSDKLTLISQASRRVVVTMREIIWNLNSIHDTLQNLAFRLEETARNLLGGRAITLDIQLPSPDTDLPLPAEYRRDLFLLFKEALHNLIRHAEATEVQIRLSLDRSLPGEPRIELFIRDNGKGFLPQQLGRGGNGVRSMQQRAQSLSGTLDIDSGPGRGTTLRFVGPLREK
- a CDS encoding pseudouridine synthase, which produces MYYLIYKPYLMLSQFSKEGDKPTLADLPVTLARDVYPVGRLDADSEGLLLLTSDTALNHRLLNPRFRHERTYWVQVEGAITDEALARLASGVRISVDGKPYDTLPARVERIEGAEERLPPRNPPIRYRANIPTTWIALTLHEGKNRQVRRMTAAVGFPTLRLVRWAIEGLTADGMQPGEVRTLSRADLKAAHVL
- a CDS encoding AAA family ATPase, whose amino-acid sequence is MFSHGLVFGKFMPVHTGHLALIDFALKQCERLTVSMSITPDDPIPPTLRERWLRTLLADRPQIEVVVVDDDFHDPTLPLYEATKSWARFIRQRFPAVDAFFCSEAYGAPLSEHLQRPCVLFDPGREGIPVSATQIRAHPFRYWDFIPAVVRPYFTKRVCLYGPESVGKTTTGRQLADHYQTAFVHEVARDLITDNQFSLDDIVRIGYAQTEAVLQAQERANKVLICDTDVITTGLYSEIYLNEIPPVLSELEKRVTYDLYFLLDIDVPWVADGLRDLGHRRQEMFDRFKAALDTRNIAYVRVAGDWATRWKTLTAAIDALLEAET